A DNA window from Acetobacter aceti NBRC 14818 contains the following coding sequences:
- a CDS encoding IS5 family transposase — translation MAWTEITRAQYQRDDLEYASDLRNAEWALIAPLMPEKKRLGRPRRTDLRRVMEAILYIVTTGCQWRQLPRHFPAFTTVQGYFYRWIREGRWEAMNHILVILSREQDGRDATPSVGIIDSQSVKTAENGGPRGYDAGKKIKGRKRHIATDTLGHVVAAVVHPADIQDRDGAPLVATRIRSLFPWLRHLIGDGGYAGEKLRGTLAELGRWTIEIVKRSDRAEGFVVLPKRWIVERSFAWLGRCRRLTKDVETTISSSCAWLMIAHIRRVLRKINQTAF, via the coding sequence ATGGCCTGGACTGAAATCACCCGAGCGCAGTATCAAAGGGACGACCTGGAATATGCAAGCGACCTGCGCAATGCGGAGTGGGCGCTGATTGCGCCGCTGATGCCCGAGAAGAAACGGCTGGGCAGACCACGACGTACGGATTTGCGCCGGGTCATGGAGGCGATCCTCTATATCGTCACGACCGGCTGTCAATGGCGGCAGTTACCTCGGCACTTTCCGGCCTTCACGACCGTACAGGGCTATTTCTACCGTTGGATCCGCGAGGGAAGATGGGAAGCCATGAACCATATTCTCGTGATCCTGTCGCGTGAGCAGGACGGGCGAGACGCCACGCCTTCAGTGGGCATTATTGACAGCCAGTCGGTTAAAACCGCTGAAAATGGCGGCCCCCGCGGTTATGACGCGGGCAAGAAGATCAAGGGACGCAAGCGACATATCGCGACCGACACGCTGGGTCATGTCGTGGCGGCTGTTGTACATCCCGCCGACATTCAGGATCGTGATGGTGCGCCGCTGGTAGCGACCAGAATACGCTCATTGTTTCCCTGGCTTCGCCATCTGATCGGTGACGGGGGATATGCTGGCGAGAAGTTGCGTGGTACGCTGGCTGAACTCGGCCGATGGACGATCGAGATCGTCAAACGTAGCGATCGGGCCGAAGGCTTCGTCGTCTTGCCCAAACGCTGGATCGTGGAGCGTAGCTTTGCATGGCTTGGACGTTGCCGTCGCCTCACGAAGGATGTCGAGACAACAATCTCGTCATCCTGCGCATGGTTGATGATTGCCCATATCCGCAGAGTTCTGCGAAAAATCAATCAAACCGCTTTCTGA